A single Pararhizobium sp. A13 DNA region contains:
- a CDS encoding alpha/beta hydrolase, with translation MQQIGRTRPISAGNRALPMLVILSIVVSSCATRVENVLHPLVVSASDASRVDILVATTRKPSENPGQLYSGERGTAISLNNVIVSIPPDRNRKLGEVQWPSRMPPNPEKDFAVLEIAKTRSESQVFKWFRKNRNAKRQVVIFVHGFNNTYADAVFRFAQIVHDSGTDATPVLFTWPSRARVFDYLYDKESANYSRRALEDLILQAARSPDVDDVTILAHSMGAWLAAEALRGVAMREKSIPAKVKNVVLASPDIDIDVVRRQFVEMGPKRPHFTILTSTRDKALEASRWLSGGVDRVGGSDLRPYVAVLDELGVSVIDTSTIASKDPLGHNTFADSPDIVRLLGRRLAGQSLAGSEASLADQIGVAAANFAGSAARATVAAPVSVISGEAREVMKRELSPSNGQIVDGQISY, from the coding sequence GGAAACCGGGCACTCCCCATGCTGGTTATTCTATCTATTGTTGTGAGCAGCTGTGCGACGCGGGTGGAAAACGTCCTTCACCCTCTGGTCGTATCGGCCAGCGATGCGAGCCGCGTCGACATTTTGGTCGCGACAACACGCAAGCCTTCGGAGAACCCCGGCCAACTCTATTCGGGCGAACGCGGAACGGCGATCTCGCTCAACAACGTCATCGTGTCGATCCCGCCCGATCGAAACCGCAAGCTTGGGGAAGTGCAGTGGCCTTCCCGCATGCCGCCGAACCCCGAGAAGGATTTCGCGGTGCTTGAGATCGCCAAAACCAGATCCGAAAGCCAAGTTTTCAAGTGGTTTCGGAAAAATAGAAACGCGAAGCGTCAGGTAGTAATCTTTGTGCACGGCTTCAACAACACCTATGCCGATGCCGTCTTTCGTTTTGCCCAGATTGTTCATGACTCGGGCACCGATGCAACACCGGTTCTCTTCACCTGGCCTTCGAGAGCCCGCGTTTTTGACTACCTTTATGACAAGGAAAGCGCCAACTACTCGCGGCGAGCCTTGGAGGACCTAATTCTACAGGCCGCCAGAAGCCCCGATGTTGACGACGTGACGATTCTCGCTCATTCGATGGGGGCATGGCTCGCCGCAGAGGCTCTGCGCGGTGTCGCGATGCGGGAAAAATCGATACCCGCCAAGGTTAAGAATGTCGTTCTTGCGTCGCCGGATATCGACATCGACGTAGTCCGTCGTCAGTTCGTCGAGATGGGCCCAAAGCGGCCGCACTTCACCATCCTCACATCGACGCGAGACAAGGCCCTGGAGGCCTCGCGTTGGCTTTCGGGTGGGGTTGACCGCGTCGGTGGGTCCGATCTCAGGCCTTACGTGGCTGTTCTGGACGAACTTGGTGTCTCGGTCATCGACACCAGCACTATCGCGTCGAAAGATCCGCTTGGCCACAATACCTTCGCAGATAGTCCTGACATCGTACGGCTGCTCGGCCGGCGCCTTGCTGGACAATCGCTTGCCGGGAGCGAGGCAAGTCTTGCGGATCAAATCGGGGTAGCCGCGGCCAATTTCGCCGGTTCGGCCGCGCGCGCGACCGTCGCAGCCCCGGTCTCGGTCATTAGCGGCGAGGCTCGCGAAGTGATGAAACGTGAGCTTTCCCCGTCGAACGGACAGATCGTTGACGGTCAGATCTCGTATTGA